A window of the Ostrea edulis chromosome 1, xbOstEdul1.1, whole genome shotgun sequence genome harbors these coding sequences:
- the LOC125651443 gene encoding solute carrier family 12 member 6-like isoform X6: MELYADDLHERGKISQILNRIANYQGGVEPNISENYKSSPKKVKLGTLLGVYLPTIQNIFGVLLFIRMTWIVGMAGALESLGIVIICCCTTLLTAISMSAIATNGVVPGGGSYFMISRALGPEFGGAVGVLFYLGTSVASSMYIIGAVEILVKFIAPTLSIFGDVTIESNAFNAYRIYGTVILLILSVIVFIGVRFVSKFAAFSLACVILSILCIYIGIFAATEDDNVKICYLGDRLLTSALAETNGVFTCSKDNYTTLYATHCFNNTCDDYFNEHNTRVVDGIPGLGSGVFHDNLNNRHTQEGKIIGTDVHGNRAYGEIVADITSSFMVLLAIYFPSVTGIMAGSNRSGDLADASRSIPVGTIAAISTTSAVYFTCVLFFAGTIEGDLLRDKFGESIEGGLVVAKLAWPNEWVILIGSFLSTLGAGLQSLTGAPRLLQAIASDGVVPFLNVFGVTTKRGEPFRALLLTALISELGILVANLDMVAPVITMFFLMCYGFVNMACALQTLLRTPSWRPRFKFYHWILSLFGLALCVCLMFISSWYYALIAIGIAVCIYKYIEYKGAEKEWGDGIRGLAMSAARYSLLRLQQGTPHTKNWRPQLLVLMKLEDDLSPKYPQMVAFASQLKAGKGLTLVNSVIEGKYLERFADAQTAKQKLFSTIEKFGVKGFSDVLVSESVSVGMCHMIQNAGLGGLRHNTVMIGWPYGWRHDHNERSYKVFLDAVKNINSGQMALLAVKGINLFPSSNEKLKGTIDVWWIVHDGGMLMLLPFLLKQHKTWRHCKLRVFTVAQLEDNTIQMKKDLEMFMYQLRIEAEVYVLEMNNSDISAYTYERTLMMEQRTEMLKQIRVKQNVKEVQSILDQSHVTPVSPTKIKLEPVQEESQGVESTTDEEKLEFHQYTFTPGAADKLKSAPSYNGKAGDYLQIKPNSKYNGILLKKPDKKNIRRMHTAVRLNEVIIEKSHEAQLVILNLPAPPKSEAGELNFMEYLEVLTEGLDRVLMVRGCGNEVITIYS, from the exons ATGGAGCTGTATGCT GATGATCTGCATGAAAGAGGAAAAATCTCTCAAATTCTCAACCGAATTGCCAATTATCAAGGTGGCGTGGAACCCAATATCAGTGAAAATTACAAGTCTAGTCCAAAGAAG GTGAAGCTGGGAACCCTGTTAGGAGTGTACCTTCCTACCATACAGAACATTTTTGGAGTCCTGCTCTTTATTCGTATGACATGGATTGTGGGGATGGCAGGAGCCTTAGAGAGTCTGGGGATAGTGATCATCTGTTGTTGTACA ACATTATTGACAGCCATTTCTATGAGTGCCATAGCAACCAATGGTGTGGTACCAGGTGGTGGATCCTACTTCATGATTTCACGTGCCCTCGGGCCTGAGTTCGGAGGGGCGGTAGGGGTACTGTTCTATCTGGGAACCTCAGTGGCATCTTCCATGTATATCATAGGAGCAGTGGAAATTTTAGTG AAATTCATAGCACCTACCTTGTCAATATTTGGAGATGTAACGATAGAATCCAATGCTTTTAATGCCTACAGAATTTATGGCACGGTCATTCTCTTAATTCTGTCCGTCATCGTATTTATTGGAGTGCGATTTGTCAGCAAGTTTGCTGCTTTTTCACTGGCCTGTGTCATTCTGTCTATCCTCTGTATATACATTGGGATATTTGCTGCTACAGAGGATGATAATGTCAA GATATGTTACCTTGGTGATCGACTACTAACAAGTGCATTGGCAGAGACAAATGGAGTGTTTACATGTAGTAAGGACAACTACACAACATTGTATGCTACTCACTGCTTCAACAATACCTGCGATGACTACTTCAATGAACACAACACCAGGGTGGTTGATGGCATCCCCGGGCTTGGAAGTGGAGTATTTCATG ACAATTTAAACAACCGTCACACACAAGAAGGCAAAATCATCGGAACAGATGTCCACGGTAACAGAGCCTATGGTGAAATAGTGGCTGACATCACTTCCTCTTTCATGGTTCTGTTGGCCATTTACTTTCCTTCAGTTACAG GTATAATGGCTGGTTCCAACAGATCTGGAGACCTTGCGGATGCCTCTCGCTCCATTCCAGTAGGAACCATTGCAGCCATTTCCACCACATCTGCAGTCT ATTTTACTTGTGTCCTTTTCTTTGCTGGTACAATTGAGGGAGATTTATTGAGGGACAA ATTTGGAGAGAGTATCGAAGGTGGCTTGGTGGTGGCTAAGCTGGCCTGGCCTAATGAGTGGGTAATTCTGATTGGTTCATTTCTGTCTACTCTTGGAGCTGGTCTTCAGAGTCTTACAG GAGCACCACGTTTGCTGCAAGCTATTGCTAGTGACGGGGTCGTCCCCTTCCTCAATGTGTTTGGGGTAACCACTAAGAGGGGGGAGCCATTCCGTGCTCTTCTGTTAACAGCCCTCATTTCAGAGTTAGGAATTCTGGTAGCCAATCTTGATATGGTGGCGCCTGTCATTACCAT GTTCTTTCTGATGTGCTATGGATTTGTCAACATGGCATGTGCTCTGCAGACATTGCTGAGAACACCCAGCTGGAGGCCTCGCTTCAAGTTCTACCACTG GATTCTCTCCCTTTTTGGCCTGGCGCTGTGTGTGTGTCTGATGTTTATATCCAGCTGGTACTATGCCTTGATAGCCATTGGTATTGCTGTTTGTATATACAAGTACATTGAATACAAAGG AGCTGAGAAGGAGTGGGGCGATGGAATCCGAGGACTGGCCATGTCTGCAGCTCGATACTCCTTACTGCGGCTCCAACAAGGAACACCTCATACCAAAAACTGGAG ACCACAACTTCTAGTGTTAATGAAGCTGGAGGATGACCTCAGTCCCAAGTATCCACAAATGGTCGCATTCGCGAGTCAACTGAAAGCAG GTAAAGGCCTGACTTTAGTGAACTCTGTGATTGAGGGGAAATACTTGGAGAGATTTGCAGATGCTCAGACTGCCAAGCAG AAATTGTTCAGTACAATCGAAAAGTTTGGAGTGAAGGGCTTCTCTGATGTCTTGGTCAGTGAGAGTGTGTCTGTTGGAATGTGCCACAT GATTCAGAACGCTGGTTTGGGAGGACTTCGACACAACACTGTGATGATTGGCTGGCCGTACGGGTGGAGACATGATCATAATGAGAGAAGCTACAAGGTCTTTCTAG ATGCTGTGAAAAACATCAATTCGGGTCAGATGGCTTTGCTAGCAGTAAAGGGAATCAACTTGTTCCCATCATCAAATGAAAAACTGAAAGGAACCATTGATGTCTGGTGGATTGTC CATGATGGAGGTATGCTGATGTTGCTGCCCTTCCTTCTGAAGCAACACAAGACTTGGAGACATTGCAAACTCAGGGTCTTCACTGTAGCAC AACTGGAGGATAACACTATTCAGATGAAGAAGGACTTGGAGATGTTTATGTATCAGCTACGTATTGAGGCTGAGGTTTATGTGTTGGAAATG AATAACAGTGACATCTCAGCGTACACCTATGAAAGAACACTGATGATGGAACAAAGAACAGAAATGTTGAAGCAGATAAGAGTGAAGCAAAATGTGAAAGAG GTCCAGTCAATCCTTGATCAGTCTCATGTGACTCCTGTTTCCCCAACCAAGATCAAGTTAGAACCGGTTCAGGAGGAGAGCCAGGGAGTGGAAAGTACAACAGACGAGGAGAAACTAGAATTTCACCAATACACGTTTACCCCTGGTGCTGCAGACAAACTCAAGTCAGCCCCCAGCTACAACGGAAAAGCCGGGGATTACTTACAGATCAAACC CAATTCCAAATATAATggcatacttttaaaaaaacc